The Acinonyx jubatus isolate Ajub_Pintada_27869175 chromosome D2, VMU_Ajub_asm_v1.0, whole genome shotgun sequence genome contains a region encoding:
- the FAM25A gene encoding protein FAM25A has translation MLGGLGKLAAEGLAHRTEKATEEAVHAVEEVVKEVVEHAKEAGEKAIGEALKKAHEAGDKAVKEVTETVTNTVTSAVTHAAEGLGKLGQ, from the exons ATGCTGGGAGGTCTGGGGAAACTTGCTGCTGAGGGCCTGGCCCACCGCACTGAGAAGGCCACTGAGGAAGCTG TTCATGCCGTTGAGGAGGTGGTGAAGGAGGTGGTGGAACACGCCAAGGAGGCCGGAGAGAAAG CCATTGGCGAAGCCTTAAAGAAGGCCCATGAGGCAGGGGACAAAGCGGTGAAGGAAGTCACTGAGACGGTGACCAACACAGTCACAAGTGCTGTCACCCATGCAGCGGAGGGCCTGGGCAAGCTGGGACAGTGA
- the ADIRF gene encoding adipogenesis regulatory factor, translated as MASKSLQDLKQQVQGAAQEAVTAAGSSAQQVVDQATEAGQKAMDQVAKATQETIDKTANQASETFSGFGKKLGLI; from the exons ATGGCCAGCAAGAGCTTGCAGGACCTGAAGCAGCAAGTGCAGGGGGCGGCCCAGGAAGCAG TGACTGCGGCAGGATCATCGGCCCAGCAAGTGGTGGACCAAGCCACAGAAGCAGGGCAGAAAG ccaTGGACCAGGTGGCCAAGGCCACCCAGGAAACCATCGACAAGACTGCTAACCAGGCCTCTGAGACTTTCTCAGGTTTTGGGAAAAAATTAGGCCTCATATAA
- the SNCG gene encoding gamma-synuclein: protein MDVFKKGFSIAKEGVVGAVEKTKQGVTEAAEKTKEGVMYVGAKTKENVVQSVTSVAEKTKEQANAVSEAVVTSVNTVAIKTVEEAENIAITSGVIRKEDLEQPAPSQEDKAAKAEEEVAEEAKSGGD from the exons ATGGATGTCTTCAAGAAGGGCTTCTCCATCGCCAAGGAGGGTGTGGTGGGCGCTGTGGAGAAGACCAAGCAAGGGGTGACGGAAGCAGCTGAGAAGACCAAGGAGGGGGTCATGTATGTGG GAGCCAAGACCAAGGAGAATGTTGTGCAGAGTGTGACCTCAG TGGCTGAGAAGACCAAGGAGCAGGCCAATGCTGTGAGTGAGGCCGTGGTCACCAGCGTCAACACAGTGGCCATCAAGACGGTGGAGGAGGCGGAGAACATCGCCATCACCTCCGGAGTGATTCGAAAG GAGGACCTGGAGCAACCAGCTCCCTCGCAGGAGGACAAGGCAGCCAAAGCGGAAGAAGAAGTGGCTGAGGAG GCCAAGAGTGGAGGAGACTAG